Proteins encoded together in one Falco peregrinus isolate bFalPer1 chromosome 2, bFalPer1.pri, whole genome shotgun sequence window:
- the FICD gene encoding protein adenylyltransferase FICD gives MAGRGGRGPDGRGNCSRPLAAAGGGKGRSSGKGDVPPVCTGSRMNLVSMATDPELKWITLWVRIRWAAVLGLLLGSLLLLLLPLAAVEDQCHAVLKGLSFLKSKLGTGSLGVTRYTGQTTELSVTSSGLELLVLKGKASPEVKLEAKAALNQALEMKRQGKREKAHKLFVYALKMDPDYVDALNEFGIFSEEEKDILQADYLYSKALTISPCNEKALINRDRTLPLVEEIDQRYFSIIDSKVKKVMAIPKGNSALRRVMEESYYHHIYHTVAIEGNTLTLSEIRHIIETRYAVPGKSLVEQNEVIGMHAALKYVNTTLVSRIGSVTISDILEIHRRVLGYADPVEAGRFRTTQVFVGHHIPPHPQDVEKQMQEFVQWINSEDAMSLHPVEFAALAHYKLVYIHPFVDGNGRTSRLLMNLILMQAGYPPITIRKEQRAEYYHVLEVANEGDVRPFIRFIAKCTETTLDMLLIATTEYSVGLPEADGSTAGCKQTIPVKT, from the exons ATGGCAGGGCGCGGAGGGCGGGGTCCGGATGGGCGGGGCAACTGTAGCCGGCCGCTGGCGGCTGCGGGAGGCGGCAAAG GTAGGAGCAGTGGGAAAGGAGATGTTCCTCCTGTCTGCACTGGAAGCAGGATGAATCTTGTGTCTATGGCGACAGATCCCGAGTTGAAATGGATAACGCTGTGGGTCCGCATCAGGTGGGCAGCCGTGCTCGGGCTCCTTCTgggctccctcctgctgctgctgctcccactggCTGCTGTGGAAGACCAGTGCCACGCAGTGCTCAAAGGACTCTCCTTCCTGAAAAGTAAATTGGGCACAGGCTCCTTGGGGGTCACCAGATACACAGGACAAACAACTGAACTGAGCGTGACCTCCAgtgggctggagctgctggtgctgaaaGGCAAAGCCTCCCCAG AAGTGAAGTTAGAAGCCAAAGCAGCTCTGAATCAAGCCCTCGAGATGAAGCGCCAAGGAAAGCGGGAGAAAGCCCACAAACTCTTTGTGTATGCCCTCAAAATGGACCCTGATTATGTGGATGCCCTGAATGAATTTGGTAtcttttctgaagaggaaaaagacatTCTTCAGGCAGACTATTTGTATTCCAAAGCACTAACCATTTCCCCTTGCAACGAGAAGGCTTTGATCAATCGGGACCGGACGCTACCTTTAGTTGAGGAGATAGATCAGAGGTATTTTAGCATTATTGACAGCAAGGTTAAAAAAGTGATGGCGATCCCCAAAGGCAATTCTGCCTTGCGCAGAGTGATGGAAGAGTCCTATTATCACCACATCTACCACACGGTTGCTATTGAAGGGAACACTCTGACGCTGTCAGAAATAAGACACATCATCGAGACCAGATATGCTGTTCCTGGAAAAAGCTTAGTGGAGCAGAACGAGGTGATTGGCATGCACGCAGCTTTGAAATATGTCAATACCACACTGGTATCACGGATAGGCTCCGTAACCATCAGTGACATCTTGGAAATACACCGGAGAGTGCTGGGCTACGCCGACCCGGTGGAGGCAGGGCGGTTCAGGACTACCCAGGTGTTTGTAGGACATCACATACCTCCCCATCCCCAAGATGTGGAGAAACAGATGCAGGAGTTTGTACAGTGGATTAACTCGGAAGATGCCATGAGCTTGCACCCTGTGGAATTTGCTGCGTTAGCCCACTACAAGTTGGTTTACATCCATCCATTTGTAGATGGCAATGGAAGGACTTCACGCCTGTTAATGAACCTCATACTCATGCAGGCAGGCTACCCACCCATCACGATCCGCAAGGAGCAACGGGCTGAGTATTATCACGTCTTAGAAGTGGCCAACGAGGGCGACGTGAGGCCTTTCATACGCTTTATCGCTAAGTGTACTGAGACAACTCTGGACATGTTGCTCATCGCCACCACAGAATACTCTGTGGGCTTACCTGAAGCAGATGGAAGCACTGCCGGATGCAAACAAACTATCCCCGTCAAGACTTGA